The Chryseolinea soli genome contains a region encoding:
- a CDS encoding HNH endonuclease, which yields MSLELLKNYYLHKSVENLTERYIRDQTNKTCRYCHGKFPEVTFLTKPHIIPELFGRNSVTSNFECDDCNKRFQKYESDTSSMIQHYLGLLNIKTKNGVPTFQSIKKSGENSSVLRRDEHQVNLAFGTNANDFELDEENRILTIYFRTKKFMPYSVYRTFLKMGISLLTDDELSYNNHYLKLLNSEVPLKNGMQHWIAYRYVLKLNIIQNLRLIFIRPNKL from the coding sequence ATGTCTCTTGAGTTACTGAAGAATTATTATCTACATAAGTCAGTCGAGAATCTTACCGAAAGATACATACGAGACCAAACCAATAAAACCTGCAGATATTGCCATGGAAAATTTCCTGAGGTGACATTTCTGACGAAACCTCACATAATACCAGAACTGTTCGGGCGCAACTCTGTCACTTCAAATTTTGAATGCGATGATTGCAATAAACGTTTTCAAAAATATGAAAGTGATACATCCAGCATGATTCAGCACTATCTGGGTTTGCTGAATATCAAAACAAAAAATGGTGTTCCCACATTTCAATCAATCAAAAAATCAGGTGAGAACTCATCGGTGTTGAGGCGAGACGAACACCAGGTAAATCTCGCGTTTGGAACCAATGCGAATGACTTTGAATTAGACGAAGAAAATAGAATTCTAACAATCTATTTCAGAACAAAAAAATTCATGCCATACTCAGTATATAGGACGTTCCTAAAAATGGGTATTTCACTTTTGACTGACGACGAGCTTAGCTACAATAACCATTACTTGAAGCTTCTGAACTCAGAGGTGCCTCTTAAAAACGGTATGCAACATTGGATCGCCTACAGATATGTATTGAAACTAAATATTATTCAAAACCTCAGGTTAATCTTTATAAGGCCGAACAAACTTTAA
- a CDS encoding alkaline phosphatase family protein, with the protein MKKFLFTTCLVLIALASSVAQKAKYVVMISIDGLRPEFYKDPSWPAPNIQALARNGVYADGVRGVFPTVTFPSHTTMVTGALPAKHGVYYNTPFEPEGQTGNWYWDESLIKVETLWDACKKKGLKTAGIQWPVTVGAPIDYNFPEVWPAKPDGSDRLGPLRKHTSPSSLFAEVEANATGKLDGTKLNSDYLLMDENLGRMTSYLIETYRPQFTAVHLVCVDHFAHADGRDSENVRKAVAGVDNAIGRIIESAARAGIKDSTAFLIVGDHGFVDIHTTLAPNVWLERAGLIEKAPNRGNWKAAFHASGGSAFLHLKTKGDTKTLQQVQAILQKLPDNEKKLFRILTPDEMKKIGADPNVTLAISAIEGVTISATADGTPVQPGKGGTHGFYPDFKNIQTGFIGSGAGFQKGKVVPLMGLEDIAPLVSALLDLSFESPDGIFFPGLLKSK; encoded by the coding sequence ATGAAGAAATTTCTCTTTACGACTTGCCTGGTTCTAATAGCCCTGGCATCCTCTGTTGCACAGAAAGCAAAATATGTAGTGATGATCAGCATCGACGGTTTGCGTCCGGAGTTTTATAAAGATCCATCCTGGCCGGCGCCCAACATTCAAGCCTTGGCCCGCAACGGCGTGTATGCCGACGGTGTACGCGGTGTGTTTCCAACCGTAACGTTTCCTTCGCACACCACCATGGTCACGGGCGCGCTGCCGGCCAAGCATGGCGTTTATTACAACACGCCCTTTGAGCCGGAAGGACAAACGGGCAATTGGTATTGGGATGAAAGCCTGATAAAAGTGGAAACGCTGTGGGACGCCTGCAAAAAGAAGGGACTAAAAACCGCCGGCATACAATGGCCGGTCACGGTGGGTGCGCCCATCGACTACAACTTTCCCGAAGTGTGGCCCGCAAAACCCGATGGCAGCGACCGGCTCGGTCCCCTGCGCAAACATACTTCACCTTCATCGTTGTTTGCCGAGGTCGAGGCAAACGCGACGGGCAAACTCGACGGCACCAAACTGAACAGCGACTATTTGCTGATGGACGAAAACCTGGGTCGCATGACGTCGTACCTGATCGAAACCTATCGCCCACAGTTCACCGCCGTGCATTTGGTTTGTGTCGACCACTTTGCTCACGCCGACGGTCGCGATAGTGAAAACGTGCGGAAGGCCGTTGCCGGCGTGGACAACGCGATCGGAAGAATTATAGAAAGTGCCGCACGGGCCGGCATAAAAGACAGCACAGCATTTCTCATCGTCGGCGATCATGGCTTTGTCGACATTCACACCACCCTTGCCCCCAACGTCTGGCTCGAACGCGCAGGCCTCATCGAAAAGGCTCCCAACCGCGGCAACTGGAAAGCAGCGTTTCACGCTTCGGGTGGTTCGGCGTTTCTTCACCTGAAAACCAAAGGCGACACGAAGACCCTCCAACAAGTGCAGGCCATTCTCCAAAAACTTCCCGACAACGAAAAGAAGCTTTTCAGGATCCTGACCCCCGACGAAATGAAAAAGATCGGCGCCGATCCCAACGTCACCCTGGCCATCTCGGCCATTGAAGGCGTGACCATCAGCGCAACGGCCGACGGCACCCCGGTGCAACCCGGCAAAGGTGGAACACACGGATTTTATCCCGACTTCAAAAACATTCAAACCGGTTTCATCGGATCCGGGGCAGGATTTCAAAAAGGCAAAGTCGTGCCGCTCATGGGACTCGAAGACATCGCGCCGCTGGTTAGCGCGTTGCTTGATCTTTCGTTTGAGTCACCGGATGGCATATTCTTTCCAGGGTTGTTGAAGTCGAAGTAA
- a CDS encoding Z1 domain-containing protein: protein MIETNGRFLNETIESLGLTGEDRSRAITTAESIVTKVVDSYDQVVGTGQVGKNGKGVSKSSTAPTSGAVGLIYGRIQSGKTRAMIVSTAMAFDNGFRIATVLTSNINDLVSQTHLDFIKDLRGVSVFTKDDELDQRVEDAKLDLANPDVRLLIVASKGVNSLKNITDFLKKIGAQGHPVLMFDDEGDQASLDTNTYKRTRTGDLTLEPSAINNLIKKLRRGFSRSVYVSVTGTPQAVLLQSGSSDNRPQFIEMLAHGDGYVGGDYFFNTDEPEANPKGLVSIIPGNDQLNLLSLKSPIPTGLKDSILFFLLSGSAAVKTIGFPQRPTERDKGYQFLCHPSLRNKEQESASQRIQAFLTEVKKALMGLDDNYEINKGLAEQYEQLKKQLGEKTPPLEDLKKTIQQELLRKKILVINASNSKRQGIEYGPGFNFLIGGNTLGRGIAIPNLLVTYYVRSAVSSQIDTMHQHARMFGYRLKTLPYTRLFITKALYYRFRDIHYSDTGLRGFIFNNSTQNPSAFPVEFSPGLRATRRGVLDINATDVIWSGVQIYPNYIKLPQTLNTYRSVLGMISQELGGITDLKEMDKRGRTGAKISTDRAIEIVAMIKTRSQNSWHDKTIDSVLEKLQQRLGNNVNLKFRLASRNVEEGGFLSSGTLSGDEQKQARADSIPTLWIMAVTGKKGSPVSENKTFVYPTIVVPNVFKQAFVFSKK from the coding sequence ATGATTGAAACAAATGGACGTTTCCTGAATGAAACGATCGAAAGTTTAGGCCTCACCGGCGAAGACCGCTCGCGCGCAATAACGACTGCCGAGAGCATTGTAACAAAGGTTGTTGATTCCTATGACCAGGTTGTTGGCACAGGCCAAGTGGGAAAGAATGGAAAAGGTGTATCCAAATCTTCAACCGCTCCAACATCGGGGGCTGTCGGTCTTATATATGGGAGAATTCAAAGTGGCAAGACGAGAGCCATGATTGTAAGCACAGCTATGGCGTTCGACAACGGTTTTCGCATAGCTACGGTTCTGACAAGTAATATCAATGATTTGGTGAGTCAGACCCATCTCGATTTTATCAAAGACCTAAGGGGTGTGAGCGTATTTACGAAAGACGACGAACTAGATCAGCGTGTTGAAGATGCAAAATTGGACCTCGCCAATCCGGATGTAAGGCTCCTGATCGTTGCATCCAAAGGCGTAAACAGCCTTAAAAATATAACTGATTTTTTAAAAAAAATCGGCGCTCAAGGCCATCCAGTATTGATGTTTGATGATGAAGGTGACCAAGCATCATTGGACACAAACACTTACAAAAGAACCAGAACCGGTGATCTGACACTCGAGCCAAGCGCGATAAACAATCTCATCAAAAAATTGAGAAGGGGGTTTTCGAGATCTGTTTATGTCTCTGTAACAGGTACACCGCAAGCAGTTTTACTGCAGAGTGGCTCTTCCGATAATCGTCCACAATTCATTGAAATGCTTGCACATGGTGATGGCTACGTGGGAGGTGACTATTTCTTCAATACTGATGAACCGGAAGCTAACCCAAAAGGTCTTGTATCTATAATTCCGGGAAATGACCAATTGAACTTGTTGAGCTTGAAGTCTCCTATCCCGACAGGCTTGAAGGATTCAATTTTATTTTTTTTGCTTTCCGGTTCAGCTGCCGTCAAAACAATCGGATTTCCGCAACGACCCACAGAACGAGATAAGGGCTATCAGTTTCTCTGTCATCCAAGTTTACGAAACAAAGAGCAAGAGAGCGCATCGCAGCGGATACAAGCCTTCTTGACTGAGGTCAAAAAAGCTCTTATGGGACTTGATGATAATTATGAAATCAACAAAGGACTTGCTGAACAATATGAGCAACTTAAAAAGCAACTCGGCGAAAAGACACCGCCATTAGAAGATTTGAAGAAGACAATACAACAGGAGTTGCTCAGAAAAAAGATTCTTGTCATCAATGCTTCAAATTCGAAGCGGCAGGGTATCGAGTATGGACCTGGTTTTAATTTTTTAATTGGAGGGAATACCTTAGGGCGAGGAATCGCAATACCAAATTTGCTCGTTACCTACTATGTACGCAGCGCTGTCTCGTCGCAGATAGACACGATGCATCAGCATGCCAGAATGTTTGGATACCGCTTAAAAACATTGCCCTATACGAGACTGTTCATCACAAAGGCATTGTATTACCGGTTTCGTGATATCCATTATTCAGACACCGGACTGCGCGGATTTATATTTAATAACTCAACGCAAAATCCCAGCGCCTTTCCTGTCGAGTTTTCTCCCGGTCTTCGAGCAACGAGAAGAGGAGTACTGGACATCAATGCGACAGACGTCATATGGTCTGGCGTTCAAATATATCCTAACTATATAAAGTTACCGCAGACACTCAATACGTACCGATCGGTGTTAGGAATGATATCACAAGAATTGGGCGGAATTACTGACCTAAAAGAAATGGACAAAAGAGGCAGAACAGGCGCGAAAATTTCTACTGATCGTGCCATCGAAATAGTCGCCATGATAAAGACCAGATCACAAAATTCTTGGCATGACAAAACAATAGACTCAGTATTGGAAAAGTTACAACAAAGACTAGGTAACAATGTCAATTTGAAGTTCCGTCTTGCCTCAAGAAATGTTGAAGAGGGAGGATTCCTTTCATCCGGTACGTTAAGTGGGGACGAGCAAAAGCAGGCACGAGCCGATTCTATACCTACGCTTTGGATAATGGCTGTGACTGGGAAGAAAGGAAGTCCGGTAAGTGAGAACAAGACTTTTGTCTATCCCACGATAGTTGTTCCAAATGTCTTCAAGCAGGCATTTGTATTCAGCAAGAAATGA
- a CDS encoding HNH endonuclease: MIDQNLWIVKTVSDEDRAYKSIEGYNDTTKSTYNYDDSVPNHRQLKVGDVIIIVNKIKILGFAKVESIATEKGLKIRRKCPHCGATNYDARLHKSPLYRCNRGHEFDEPIEETVDSIKFKAEYPSTFIEPSRDFSISEIRPYYKRNYNRNLSIQALDVKFLEEIFPAMSRQFFVRNSYPGPDESAELLPIATENPYQLSNVDERAIINSQIKARRGQRAFRMKLMTRYGERCMVTGCKIKDILEAAHISPYRGVKDNNIHNGLILRSDVHTLFDLDLIGIEPDRLEVKIADTLKGSSYDKYDGVALQCGHSIQPSTDALRARWQSFQRRKESSP; encoded by the coding sequence ATGATTGATCAAAATTTGTGGATAGTCAAGACTGTTAGCGATGAAGATCGAGCCTATAAGAGTATCGAAGGATATAATGACACCACGAAAAGCACATACAATTACGACGACTCGGTACCCAACCATAGGCAGCTAAAGGTTGGCGATGTAATCATTATTGTAAACAAAATTAAAATTCTCGGCTTCGCAAAAGTCGAAAGCATTGCGACGGAAAAAGGTTTAAAAATCAGACGTAAATGTCCCCACTGCGGTGCAACGAATTACGATGCCAGACTCCATAAAAGTCCGCTCTACAGATGTAATCGAGGTCATGAATTTGACGAGCCCATTGAAGAGACCGTTGACTCAATCAAATTCAAAGCCGAATATCCAAGCACATTTATTGAACCATCAAGAGATTTTTCGATCAGCGAAATACGTCCATACTATAAACGAAATTACAATCGAAACCTATCGATCCAAGCACTGGATGTAAAGTTTCTGGAAGAGATTTTTCCAGCAATGTCTCGCCAATTTTTTGTGAGGAACTCGTACCCTGGGCCTGACGAGTCCGCGGAGCTTTTACCAATAGCAACTGAGAATCCGTACCAACTAAGTAACGTAGATGAGCGGGCCATAATCAATAGCCAAATAAAAGCACGTCGAGGTCAACGGGCATTCAGGATGAAATTAATGACGCGTTATGGTGAGCGTTGTATGGTAACCGGCTGTAAAATCAAGGACATTCTCGAGGCAGCCCATATCTCCCCATATCGCGGTGTCAAGGACAACAATATCCATAATGGACTGATACTACGCTCAGATGTACACACCTTGTTCGATTTAGATTTGATTGGAATAGAGCCGGATCGATTAGAAGTAAAGATCGCTGATACGCTCAAAGGCAGCTCATATGACAAATATGACGGGGTCGCGTTGCAATGCGGTCATTCAATACAACCTAGTACCGATGCGCTCAGGGCCAGATGGCAAAGTTTTCAAAGAAGGAAAGAAAGTAGCCCTTAG
- a CDS encoding SDR family oxidoreductase — MAGSNNDKTVLVTGGSGFIAVHCILKLLQQGYSVRTTLRSMNRQTEVHGMLKNGGITSFDNLSFIKADLTDDENWNEAVKNCEFVLHVASPTPAIKFTHEDELIKPAKEGVIRVLKASRNAGVKRVVLTSAYGAIGCGHENRKTPYTEKDWTNLQAKIHPYQKSKTMAEKTAWDFMRDEGGSLELATINPVAVMGPVLGEDFSHSQQMIRQMLEGKVVACPKIDSCYVDVRDVADLHLLAMTSPKAKGERFLATTGNALSMFDVAKILTRRLGDDAKKVPTKELPNWKLRLAALKNPSLKMLVALLGQYAQASGEKAKELLNWSPRSNEEAIVATAESLFRLGLIKG, encoded by the coding sequence ATGGCTGGTTCAAACAACGACAAAACAGTTTTAGTCACAGGCGGTTCAGGCTTCATTGCCGTTCACTGCATCTTAAAATTACTTCAACAAGGTTATTCGGTGAGAACAACACTTCGTTCCATGAACCGGCAAACTGAAGTGCACGGGATGCTTAAAAATGGAGGCATTACTTCATTTGACAACCTTTCATTCATAAAAGCGGATCTTACCGACGACGAAAATTGGAATGAGGCTGTTAAGAATTGTGAATTTGTTTTGCACGTTGCATCCCCGACACCCGCCATTAAATTCACACACGAAGACGAATTAATTAAGCCGGCGAAAGAAGGTGTGATACGGGTTTTGAAGGCTTCGCGAAACGCGGGTGTAAAGCGCGTGGTGTTAACTTCTGCCTACGGCGCCATTGGTTGCGGACACGAAAACCGAAAGACACCTTACACAGAAAAAGATTGGACAAATCTCCAGGCAAAGATCCATCCCTACCAAAAATCAAAAACCATGGCGGAAAAAACCGCCTGGGATTTCATGAGAGATGAAGGCGGCAGCCTTGAGCTCGCCACCATCAATCCGGTAGCGGTGATGGGACCTGTTTTGGGAGAAGATTTCTCCCATTCGCAACAAATGATCCGGCAAATGTTAGAGGGTAAAGTCGTCGCTTGCCCTAAGATTGATTCCTGTTATGTGGATGTCCGTGATGTTGCTGATTTACATTTGCTCGCCATGACAAGTCCGAAAGCAAAAGGCGAGAGATTTCTCGCCACTACGGGTAACGCCTTATCGATGTTTGATGTCGCTAAAATTTTGACACGCAGATTGGGCGACGATGCGAAAAAAGTCCCCACCAAAGAACTGCCCAATTGGAAATTAAGACTAGCGGCACTGAAAAATCCTTCCTTAAAAATGCTGGTAGCATTACTGGGACAATATGCGCAAGCGAGTGGAGAAAAGGCCAAAGAGTTGCTAAATTGGTCACCACGGTCAAACGAAGAAGCTATTGTGGCAACAGCCGAAAGTTTATTCCGATTAGGGTTAATTAAAGGGTAA
- a CDS encoding helix-turn-helix domain-containing protein encodes MKETAISACYISPSPSTEQFIPDHCFMYLVSGAMLVYDGSKEYKLAPGHYGIGRRNHLAKYTKQTINGAFKKIYILFEQEFLVAFNDSYRFLPRGKKTVDAIMPLKKNELVENFVRSLMPYFNEKGVIEKDFLNIKRTELLLILLKANPELADILFDFGDPEKIDLEKFMNRNYKFNVSIERFAYLTGRSLSAFKRDFEKIFKATPSHWLVQKRLEEAHYLIDKKHKRPSDVYLDLGFENFSHFSFAFKKLFGHPPTQLNKAKKGRSPK; translated from the coding sequence ATGAAAGAAACCGCCATCTCTGCTTGTTATATAAGCCCATCACCGTCTACGGAGCAATTTATACCCGACCATTGCTTTATGTATTTGGTTTCGGGGGCCATGCTGGTTTACGATGGTAGTAAAGAATACAAGCTAGCGCCAGGCCATTATGGGATAGGCAGAAGAAATCACTTGGCAAAGTACACCAAGCAAACCATTAACGGCGCATTCAAAAAGATCTACATTTTGTTTGAACAGGAATTTTTAGTTGCGTTTAACGATTCATACAGATTCCTACCGAGAGGCAAAAAGACAGTCGATGCCATCATGCCGCTAAAGAAAAATGAGTTGGTTGAAAATTTTGTACGATCCCTGATGCCTTATTTCAATGAGAAGGGCGTGATTGAGAAGGATTTTTTGAATATCAAAAGAACTGAATTGCTTTTGATATTGCTGAAGGCCAACCCTGAGCTAGCCGACATTTTATTCGACTTCGGCGATCCGGAAAAAATAGATCTTGAAAAGTTCATGAATCGAAATTATAAGTTCAACGTAAGCATCGAGCGGTTTGCCTATTTAACGGGCAGGAGCCTGTCGGCTTTTAAAAGAGATTTTGAAAAAATATTCAAGGCAACGCCGAGTCATTGGTTGGTTCAAAAAAGACTTGAGGAAGCCCACTATCTTATTGACAAGAAACATAAAAGACCATCGGACGTCTACCTTGATCTAGGATTTGAAAATTTCTCCCATTTCTCATTTGCCTTTAAAAAACTGTTCGGACATCCGCCCACGCAACTTAACAAGGCAAAAAAAGGTCGATCTCCAAAATAA
- a CDS encoding DUF5018 domain-containing protein, translated as MKRIKLSCQFILVVLLAVFASCSNDSEDPTPNPPAKSDAKTIIVFKFSAFNPEVGGIFIEAEKKINLIVPNGTDVTALVPTIVVSEKATISPTTAVAQNFKSPVEYTVTAEDGTTQKYTVTVTVSTAVSFTLSPMTTPTDIEQDGVLILDGTQFGSYENNKVVLKNKTTGTEVEIKAASASTATRLFFKIPADLVLGDYTFTVFVGAQSLQAAETLTIVLHAPTITSVDKTTVNPEDVIVITGKYFAASGNEVKLEQDGFVFTLKVITESATSISAQLPENIFDGEHTLSVISNDIERFYGQKITVAPPANKPEITQIDKSTYNKGDVMTLTGKNLKKTGVVTYIYFVPFTSGVGFTGSGVVNSDGTVMTFTIPSNLSAGTYEVIVDVDGTESESYRDIIKIN; from the coding sequence ATGAAAAGAATTAAGCTCAGTTGTCAATTCATTCTTGTTGTGCTCCTGGCCGTTTTTGCGAGCTGCAGTAATGATTCAGAAGATCCTACGCCCAATCCGCCAGCGAAAAGCGATGCCAAGACCATCATCGTGTTCAAATTTTCGGCGTTTAACCCGGAAGTTGGTGGGATCTTTATAGAAGCAGAAAAAAAAATTAACCTCATCGTACCGAACGGCACCGACGTGACGGCGCTTGTCCCAACGATTGTAGTGTCTGAAAAAGCTACGATTTCTCCCACCACCGCTGTGGCGCAAAATTTCAAATCCCCTGTGGAGTATACGGTAACGGCGGAAGATGGCACCACGCAAAAGTATACCGTAACCGTTACGGTAAGCACGGCGGTGTCGTTCACCCTTAGTCCGATGACGACACCAACCGATATTGAGCAAGATGGCGTCCTGATCCTCGACGGAACCCAGTTTGGTTCTTATGAGAACAATAAGGTTGTATTGAAGAATAAAACGACCGGCACCGAGGTGGAGATCAAGGCGGCTTCTGCGTCTACCGCCACGCGCCTGTTCTTTAAAATTCCGGCCGACCTGGTGCTGGGTGACTATACCTTCACCGTTTTTGTAGGCGCACAGTCGCTTCAGGCGGCAGAGACATTAACCATTGTTCTTCATGCTCCTACCATAACTTCGGTGGATAAAACAACCGTTAACCCGGAAGATGTTATTGTCATTACTGGTAAGTACTTTGCGGCGAGTGGAAATGAAGTGAAATTAGAACAGGATGGTTTTGTGTTTACCCTGAAAGTGATCACCGAATCCGCTACGTCCATCTCGGCACAACTGCCGGAAAACATCTTCGACGGTGAACATACCCTCAGCGTGATCTCCAATGATATCGAGCGTTTTTACGGTCAAAAGATCACGGTCGCTCCGCCGGCAAACAAACCGGAAATCACACAGATCGACAAGTCCACGTATAACAAAGGCGACGTCATGACCCTTACGGGTAAAAATCTTAAAAAGACAGGCGTAGTGACGTATATCTACTTCGTGCCCTTCACATCGGGTGTGGGATTCACAGGAAGCGGTGTTGTGAATAGCGACGGAACGGTGATGACGTTCACCATTCCTTCAAACTTGTCGGCCGGCACCTACGAAGTTATCGTGGATGTTGACGGAACCGAAAGTGAAAGCTATCGCGACATCATTAAGATCAATTAA
- a CDS encoding (deoxy)nucleoside triphosphate pyrophosphohydrolase: MVQVACAIIENHGKVLVAQRSKEKQLGLKWEFPGGKLCEGESAEECIYREIREELGIEIEVIRPLTPTVTEQSPISIKLIPFVCKYISGPIVMNDHNAIRWVSPGFALATFDWCPADIPVVTEYLKICRS, encoded by the coding sequence ATGGTACAAGTCGCGTGTGCAATAATCGAGAATCACGGAAAAGTGCTTGTAGCGCAAAGGTCGAAAGAAAAGCAACTAGGCTTGAAGTGGGAGTTTCCGGGCGGCAAATTATGCGAAGGGGAGTCCGCCGAAGAGTGTATTTATCGGGAGATACGTGAGGAGTTGGGAATAGAAATCGAGGTAATACGACCACTGACGCCAACCGTAACAGAGCAAAGTCCTATTTCAATTAAGTTGATCCCTTTTGTGTGCAAATATATTTCCGGACCGATAGTGATGAATGACCATAACGCTATAAGATGGGTGAGCCCTGGATTTGCACTGGCAACATTTGACTGGTGTCCAGCCGATATTCCCGTAGTGACTGAATACTTAAAAATTTGTCGTTCATGA
- a CDS encoding CDGSH iron-sulfur domain-containing protein, whose product MENPTTSGPREIELEPGKTYSWCRCGQSKTQPLCDEVSHKATGFEPRRFSVSTKRKVWLCMCKQTKSAPYCDGTHNTLKK is encoded by the coding sequence ATGGAGAATCCTACTACCAGTGGGCCCAGGGAAATAGAACTTGAGCCGGGAAAAACATATTCATGGTGCCGTTGCGGCCAATCGAAAACACAGCCGCTTTGTGACGAAGTCTCACATAAGGCCACAGGGTTTGAACCGCGAAGATTCAGTGTGTCTACTAAGCGGAAGGTGTGGCTTTGTATGTGCAAGCAGACGAAGTCGGCGCCTTATTGTGATGGGACGCATAATACCCTTAAAAAATAG